In the Phenylobacterium soli genome, GTTCCGCTCGCGAAAGAACTTGCGCAGCAGGCCCTCCAGCACCGGATCGTCCGGCTCCTCGATCTCGGCGGTGTAGAGGGCGTTGAGCCGAGAGCGCAGGTCGGGCAGGGCGGCGGGCCAGGCGCTCGGCGGCGTGCGGGCGGTCAGCAACAGGCCGCCGCCTTCGCGCGCGGCGAGGTTGATCAGGTGGAACAGCGCCTCGGCGGGCGCGCCGCGGTCCACGTCCTCCATCAGGGCGGGGCGTCCTTCGGCGGCGGCCACGTCGGGATTGGCGCGGTCGAGGATCGCCGCCCCCACGGCCTCGGCCCAGGCCCGCGCCAGGTGCGTCTTGCCCGAGCCCTCCGGCCCCACCAGCGCCAGGGCGCCGCCCGGCCAGCGCGGCCAGGCGTCCAGCGCCGCGACGGCCAGGGCGTTGGACGCGCCCTGGACGAACTCGGCCCGGGCGTAGGAGGGCGGCCGGCCCAGCGTCAGTCGCAGCTGTCGCGCCATGCGGCCTTCGGTCGGTTACGGATCACGCGGGCGTTCTAGCAGGGCGGGCGGCGCGGGGGCCAGCGCCCCCGGCCCGCCATCCCCGGCATTCACATCGCGGTCAGGGCTGGGGATCGCGCAGGTCGCGTGGCGACATCAGCGTCCAGCCCTCGGGCCGAAGGAGCTCGATGGGCGTGAAGCGGACCTT is a window encoding:
- a CDS encoding P-loop NTPase family protein yields the protein MARQLRLTLGRPPSYARAEFVQGASNALAVAALDAWPRWPGGALALVGPEGSGKTHLARAWAEAVGAAILDRANPDVAAAEGRPALMEDVDRGAPAEALFHLINLAAREGGGLLLTARTPPSAWPAALPDLRSRLNALYTAEIEEPDDPVLEGLLRKFFRERNIRPAPEVYAYLLRRIERSAVSAREVVQRLDEAPDELKPVSRVLARQLLEGD